A genomic region of Nymphalis io chromosome 3, ilAglIoxx1.1, whole genome shotgun sequence contains the following coding sequences:
- the LOC126781221 gene encoding glutathione hydrolase 6-like → MSSSPDLQTPPGVVELREDVPLKAGSSSTSTRLCAGGPRLILAAFATLTAAITLALLTQIYYGDYEVVPHGSVSSSAASCSRAGTAALQAGGRALDAAAAAVLCLAVLAPHRTSLDASGSLVYWEYRSSRTQLPIVVEWGGGEDASGKQITLRPPRLLVALAALHAKLGVLPWAQALQPAVDLAKEGFPVSESLALEAESRGITGYTPTALRTEPALAEYLESLQTNTTAELCVAWSCDSVVRWRDDAAAVSVGPWRAWTAGVGGAFAADALHIAFSIDSLQITPSNVLKGVVESLKTQWQTAGMQAPSGVASGLAVVDASDTYAALVTGLSMPFGSEAGAAGSESSPWSRDEPNAPLDLAPAIIVDQHVCGTRYVMGAESGAALAEGAASALSGGGGASATGAVDAVEGARVVVLPGGALALERGHAPPDLPDLATLPTLNASIPLPALNFVQQRGDALLSHADSRGGGVASRF, encoded by the exons ATGTCATCCAGTCCTGATCTGCAGACGCCTCCAG GTGTCGTAGAACTTCGTGAGGACGTCCCGCTGAAAGCGGGTAGCAGCTCTACCAGCACCCGGCTATGCGCTGGCGGGCCGCGGCTCATTCTCGCAGCGTTCGCGACGCTCACCGCCGCCATCACACTAGCCCTGCTCACGCAGATCTACTATGGAGACTACGAG GTGGTGCCGCACGGCTCAGTGTCATCGTCTGCGGCGTCGTGCTCGCGGGCGGGCACGGCAGCGCTGCAGGCGGGCGGCCGCGCGCTGGACGCCGCAGCAGCCGCCGTCTTGTGCCTCGCCGTGCTTGCGCCGCATCGCACGTCGCTAGACGC GAGCGGTTCTTTGGTATACTGGGAGTACAGATCGTCACGAACGCAGCTGCCTATAGTGGTGGAGTGGGGCGGCGGAGAGGATGCATCAGGGAAGCAAATAACGCTTAGACCTCCGCGCCTGTTGGTCGCACTGGCTGCTCTGCACGCGAAGCTCGGCGTGCTGCCCTGGGCACAAGCTTTACAACCGGCTGTTGATCTTGCGAA GGAAGGTTTCCCAGTGTCAGAGAGTCTTGCTTTGGAAGCAGAATCTCGGGGTATCACCGGGTACACGCCCACCGCACTTCGCACCGAACCTGCTCTAGCTGAGTATTTGGAATCTCTGCAAACGAATACCACAGCAG AGCTGTGCGTGGCGTGGTCCTGTGACAGCGTGGTCCGCTGGCGCGACGACGCGGCCGCCGTGTCGGTGGGCCCGTGGCGCGCGTGGACGGCGGGGGTGGGGGGTGCCTTCGCCGCCGATGCGCTACATATTGCCTTCAGTATCGATTCTTTACAGATCACTCCAAGCAATGTTCTAAAAGG GGTGGTGGAAAGCCTGAAGACACAATGGCAGACGGCGGGCATGCAAGCGCCGAGCGGCGTCGCTTCTGGCTTGGCCGTTGTCGACGCAAGCGATACATACGCCGCGCTTGTCAC AGGTCTATCAATGCCTTTCGGCTCGGAAGCTGGTGCGGCCGGAAGTGAAAGCTCACCTTGGTCGCGAGATGAGCCGAATGCTCCTCTCGACCTGGCGCCAGCTATTATCGTCGACCAACATGTGTGCG GAACTCGGTACGTGATGGGTGCGGAGTCCGGGGCTGCGCTAGCAGAGGGCGCGGCGAGCGCGCtgagcggcggcggcggcgcgagCGCGACGGGCGCGGTGGACGCGGTGGAGGGTGCACGAGTAGTGGTGCTGCCCGGAGGGGCTCTGGCTCTGGAACGTGGACACGCTCCCCCCGACCTGCCTGACCTGGCGACGCTCCCGACGCTCAATGCCTCCATACCTCTTCCTGCCTTGAACTTTGTACAGCAGCGCGGGGACGCTCTCCTCTCGCACGCGGACAGCCGCGGCGGCGGAGTGGCATCGCGCTTCTAA